The sequence below is a genomic window from Mycobacterium sp. ITM-2016-00316.
ATCGAAGAGCACAACCAGCGCTTCACTGGTTCGAATCGCGGTGTAGATCTCATGGTCCCATTCGGAGCCCGGCGGGATATCGCGCGGCGCATACCAGGCATCCACCCCGCGTTGCGCCAAATAGGCGGCCATGCGTTGAACCGCTGCGCTCCGGCCATTGTGATAGATGAGAAAAACTGTCACACATCGCTCCTCGCCGAAACCTGCTTTCGGGCACTGTACTAGCCCACGGCCCGGTCGGGAATTCCAGATGTCAGCGGATCCGGAATGACCTCAATCCCCGTGTTCCGGATCAGAAACCGCGCTCTGTACCAAGCCCTTGCGTTTCTCCAACCATTCGTCGAGAAATGAACCGCTTGACCCCGGCCGGGGCGCTGGCTTCTGCGGCGGGCCGCCGCCGCTGCCGGGCTCAGGTGCCTTCGGACGTGCGAGCGCGGTGAGGTTCGACACCCCGCGGCCGGCAGCCACAGTGGCCACCCGGTACGGGTCGACGATGTCTAAATAGGTGCGGCGCATCACTTCTGCAATGTGATCATCCAGATCCCGGCCGGCCCTGGCGTAGCCGCGTTCATTGTGGTCGATCACCAGGGTGTGCGGAAACGCTGGCCCAGCAGCCGCCGACCGAAGCGTAACGGCGGTCAGGTCGGGCAGCGTGACCAGTGTCGATGTGTCGACCATGTCACCGAACCGTTGCCGAATCTCGTTGGCATCGCTGACCGCGCTCCGAAAAGCGATGGTGGTAGCCACGTTTCCCTTCACCGCTGGGCCGAGATCAATGTCGAGCTGCGCCATGTGCTGGTGGGCCAGCACTACAGACAGTCCGAACTTGCGCCCTTCTGCGAGCATGTTCGTCAATGCCCCGGAAATCAGGGTGTGCGCCTCATCGACGATCACCGTGAACGGTCTAGCCCGGTGTTCACGCTCCAATGCACCGTGCCAGATCCTGCCGAGGTACAGATATCCCAGCAAGCGGCTCGCCTGCTCCCCCAACTCGGATTTGGACAGATCCAGCAGGATGATTTTTCCCTCGTCCATTGCCTTGGCGAAATCGATGGCGTTCGTCCCTGACCCCAAGATGGCGCGCATCGCGACAGTGCTGGAAATAGAATCGAACTTGCTGTTCACCCAAGCCAACACCTGACCATGCTCATTGGACGAGCGTTCCATCTTGTGGACCTTCCACCAGCGGCGCAGCCGGGCGTCTGCGGAACCGCTGATGACCGATTCCATAAACTCGTCATCGCCGGTGGTTTCGGGCACGTCGAGCAGCGAAGCGCGGGGGCCATGGGCCTCTGCCAACGTGCGTAGGGTCATCGCCACACGCTCGGAGAACCGCGGACCGACGATACCGGTCTCCGCTTTGTCGAACAGGTACTGAAACATCGCGCACAACTCGGAAATCGCGATATCACGGCGCGCAACATCCGTCTCGGCCAGCGGATTGATCGGTACCGGATTCTCGGTGTCTCCGCATCGGATCAGCCACACCCGATCACTCGCACTGTCCGGCATCTCAGCCAGTACACGCTCACACAACTGTCCGTGCGGATCAGCGATCAACATGCCGCCGTCGCCCTCGGCAACCTGCCGTGCGATACCTGCCAAAGCTGAGGACTTGCCGGTACCCGTCTGGCCGAGCACATGGATGTGCCGCAGTCGTTCGTTCTTCGACAGCTCTATCGGCGTCCGGCGTCCGGACGAGGTGAGCGCGTGGCCGATACACAATCCAGAACCGACGCTGCCTCGTGACGGTGAAACCGGGATCGGCGCGGCGGCAGCGGTGTAGGAACCTGGGAGTGGCTCGCTGCCGGCAACAGGTATGTCGAGGAAGTTCACCAGCTGATCCTGGCTGACCCGCAACCACGGGGCGTCGTCGCCGACGCTCCCCAACCGCAGCCCGGGATGACGTCTGCGGATTGATGATCTCAACCGTATGGACGGTTCCTCTCCCCGGGTGACAACCGACATCCGTACATCCCAGATCCTTCTGTCATGGTGTGTACCCGGCCGTATCCGGATACTGACTCCAGTGCCGGGATGAGCGGCGAACGTTTCCATCAACTGGGTCGTCGATCTTTCGGCGGTACCGCACCAGGCGACCGCAGTCGGCTCAGTCACCGCCGCCTCGGCAACGAACCCGAGACTGTTGGCGCGCAGTTCGGTGACCACCGGCCAGACCACCGCATCGAGCGACGGCTCGACGACTACGCTGGCGGATTCCGCGACCGGTTCCAGTACCGCCGCGAACTCCGCCAACACAGACGCTGTGGCGGAGCCAGCATCGGCGCACAGGGTGACAGCAACCATGCCATCCTCGCCTGTGCAAAGGCTGAGTTCCATTTCTGCACCGTCGATTTCGGCAATGATGCCGGAGAGTACCATCGGTAGCTCGGAGCGCAGGTGCGTCGCCGCAGCATGCGAGTTCGGGCGTAAACCCATGAGCTCCAGACCTGCTACGGAGGTGCGTTCGTGCGGGTGGTTCACGAAGTTGTTCGTCGTCGTACCTTTCATTGCGGTGTCCGTGATCGCTCCACTAGACCGCACCGGCATGGCCGCTCATTGCCGCCATGCAATACGGCCTGCCCTGCCCGCAACGCGCTCGCTCGGGGGCAGGAACTCACCGGTTTCTAGCCCCGCTGCGCGTCGCCGCAGCTGGATCGCCGTTTCGGCTGTGAGGTCAGGTGCCAGCCATGGCAATGGACGCACCGATATCCGCGCACCACAGTCCAACTGGCACAACGCTCTTCGAGAGGGCTTGCGCTAGCATCGATTGCGCGGCCTCGATGGCGAGCCGCACGTCTTTTCGTTCGCCCAGGCGTTGCTTCCCGCTGTGAGCGCAGACCGGCCACACGTGGGCCGGTCGGCTTCGACGCCCACTCCGCGCGGATCGGCTGCTCGATGAAATGGTCATCCAACGACTCCTTGTCGGTTGTTTTCGAGATGCATCCATTTCACCTCAACAGAAAACGAACCGATTCTGTCGAGGCAATCGCCCCAACGGGCTGACTCCGCGAGAGGGTCTGCCGGTCTACGAGAGAATCGCTGAGACACCGCATGATCGGTGCGAATCCAGCAGCGGCATCAACGCTTGTCGAGATCCTGGCCGGTGATATCCGCAAAGGCACTTCCGAATGCGAGACCGGTCTTGTCCGGGTCGGTGCCGTCGAACACAACAGGAGTCGCGTATGGGTACAGGGTCGGCCATTCGCCTGCCACGACGATGTCCTTACCCGGCACGAGGAGAAACAGCTTGTCGATACCCGCGTCTCTCAGTTCCTGTCGAGCCATACCCTCGCTCGACGGCAGGTCGTGAAACTTGCCGTCAGACAACAGCACCAACGACTGGACACACTGAGAGCGGGGAAGCTCACGAATCGCGGTCAACAGTGCATTCAACGAGGTCCCATCGGTCGGGCCCGGCGTCGCCAACGGTGCGGGACTGTTTGCGATCGCAGTAGGAGGCATTGCTACCTCGGTCTGACCGCTGAACGCGAGCACCGACAGCTCGTCGTCACCACGCAAGTTCGTGGGAGCCCACTCCACAAGCTGAGCGAGAGCCTGTGACCGCGGTCCGATGAACTCGTACATTGATCCTGACTCATCGCTCGCGATGAAAACCCGGACGCAACCCACATTTCGATCACCAGAAAGATAGGTGTCGTTCAGAGATTTCGGGTCGCGACGATCCAGCATCCACCAGATCAACGCAGCAAGGAGCAGCACAACCAGAGCCAACGCTGCGAGTCGGCTCCAGGAGACTCTGCGACGGCCTCCGAGCGGTTGGATCGCTCCCGCGGGCCGAAGGCTGTGCACCACGCGTCAGTCCTCGGGAATCTCTGTGGTAAGCAATGAGAATGCCGGCCTAACCATTGGGAGCTGACGCCGAAACTGCACTGTCGATTGCACTGACAAACCCATGTGGCGGCTGCACCCGCTGGGAACTGCCTGCCGGTGGTACCGAGTTCTCTACCCTCGACATGTCGTGCGGGGCCTTGATGTCTTGTGCCAGATCTTTTCTGGCATCGCGACGCTCCTGCTCTGGGTCGTCGGGGGGGCGTACCGCTTCGAGTCGGGCAATTGCCAGCCGAATCAACCGGTGTGGAAGAAACACGTGCGAATTTGACTCGTCCAGTTGTTCGTCGGGTGCTCCAGAGTTCCGCGCCACCTTGATAAGGCGTTGACCATCACCGGACACAACTTCACCGTCTAGTTCGAACGCGTAGTCGGCCGATCTCAGTTTGCTCGCCGGACGCCCGGACGCACCCCGGTTCAACAGGATGCCAACGGTCGCACTGAGCAGTTCCTGATCGGCATCATTCTTGAGTTTCTCTACCAGCGCTTTTGCCGTGAACCATTTCTTCTGCCAGCGGGTCAAGGCTGCGGATTCTCGAAGCAAGAGCAACCAATCGACAGCACGCGTGTATCGAGCCTTCCACCTGCGGCCGATGCTGGTGCTTTCAGCTGGGTCGAACATGAACGCCCGCGTCAGTGCGTCCACGAGAATGAACACCGCAAACACAATCGCCATGATGGTGCCGGGCGGATGTTCCACCGCACCGAAGTTTGCCTCTTCCTCTGCCTGATAGCGCCACTCCACCAGTCTGATCGTCGTAAAGCAGGCCGCTGCCAGTAGCAGGGTCGACGACGTCACGAAAACCATCGCGCTACGTCGAGACTCCCCAGCTCGCAAATAGTGCACCGCCCCGGCAAAGAACCTGGCGCTCATGATGCCGACCACCGGGACCAATAGCGCCAGTATCGCCGTGAACGCCTGCACTATGAACGGCGAGTCATCCTGCAATGACCTACCGAAGATGTCGAAGTAGAAGGCGAACTCTGCCACCAGCAGAACCAGTTCGCCGAAGATGACCGTTATCGGCCTGACTTTGGGAGTCGAACGGTCGATTTCGTCTTCTGCTCGTCGCTGTGCACGGCTGATCTCGGCTTGCTCGTTCGCCAGTAGAGACCGAACCATGGACCCGGACTTGAAACGGTCGACGCGAGCATTGGCTATGCGATAGCGGCGTTCCGCGTCTTCGACCCGATGTACTGCTCGGGTGAGCTTACGGCGACTCTGCGAGTCAATGCGTTGGGCTGCTCCGAGTTGCAACGCAAGTGCCGCGCGTTCCAGATCGTGGGCGCCATTCTCGGAACTGCTGGGGATACCCGACAGCTTGGACATCATCTCCGTTGTCGTGGCGTCGTCGCCCAATATCGGACGCCGACTCTCGAGCCATCGCGGCAGCCATCGACTCAGCACAACCCCCACCATCCTCCGCTTGACACGGCACATCCAGCAACGACAAGCACACCGCTCCGCAACGTATCATCGGCACGCTTGCGCGTCCGCGCAAGTCAAAATCCGACCTCGTCAGCCGAACGACGTACAAAGCGTGCTCGCATCAGTTCTTCCCACTAGGCTGTCGCCGCTAGTTACTTATCCTTCCGGGAAAGGACTCGGCCGAATGCGTCGACTCGCCGTTTTGTTCGCATCAACACTGGCAACGATCGGCATGGTCGCGTGCAGTTCCGGCAGCGACGAATCCGAGCCTGCGGCCGAGGCCGATATCTGCGCCGCTGCAAGTGAACAAGCGGCCAATCCTGACGCGGTAAGGGTGGTGGTCGTCGTCGATCGAACAGAATCCGCTCGCACCGACGTCGCGGTGCCGTCGTCACTCACCGATATTCTCACGGCCGCACAGGATAAAGGCGTCGAGGCCAAGACAGGTGCACTCTTGCAGACACTGGGAGTGAGCGGGGAATCGGTCTTTCCCACCATCAGCCCCCCACATAATCTGGACCTGCGGCCCGGCGATACCAGCACCAATGCCGATAATCTGCGGGCCAAATTGTTGGCGGATTGCCTCACCACCTTCATTGATTCTGAGGTGACCGAACCGAAGGGCGAAGGCACAGATCTGATAGGGGCACTGCTTGCGGCCCAACAACAGAAGCCCGAGCAGATATTGGTCATCTCCAGCGGGATGAACAGCACGCCCTTGGCGAATCTCACCGCGCCCCCCACAGATCCGACGAGTGCCGCTTCATCCGTCAAGGCGGAAGCTCCTGATTTCGGTACCTGGTCGCTACCGGTGACCTGGTTCAACCTGGGCGAGCCAGAGCCTCCGTTAAGTGCCGCCGACCGAGATCGGGTGATCGCGTTCTGGAAGGCGCTTCTCGGCGATCACCTGAACATCGACACGCGTGAGTGAGTTCACCCAATCTTCAACAGAGCGCAGCTGTCCATCGCTGAACTGTGATGACCGCTCTATCTGGCTTCTGGCGGCCAGATCGTTCTGAGTGCAGGCCGCAGCTACGCGGGCAGCCAGCCGTATCCGGCAACCGTCATGGCACCAGGATGTAACTCATCCCCGGCACGTCGGTCACCGTGCGCGTCGTGAAGCGGTTGAACCCCACCGTCCGGTAGCCGTTGGCAGCGGTGGCACCGCGGCCATAGTTTATCTCGGTGATGGTGACGTTCCTGCCGTTGACGGCGTCCACCCAGGCGACATGGCCCACGCCGCCGACCAGCGACCGTTCGAACACCACGATCGAGCGCGGCTGCGCATCGGCGACCACCTTCCAGCCTGCCGCCCGCGCCTGATCGTCCCACTGCTCGGCGTTACCTTTCAGCGCCGAGATGTAGTAGCCGGCGTTGGCTCGTACCTTCTCCTGTGCGCCCCAGGTGCAGTACCCTGCGAAGGCGTGCAGCGGATTGGACTGCATTGTCCCGCCTTTCGGACGTCCGTTGGCCGGCGCCGACTGCACAGCGGGTGCCGGTTGGGGCGCCGCACCACAATCGCGCACCACGGCGTTCAGGGTTCCGGTCTCGATGTCGACATCGGCGACAAAATGCCCATCCGACGTCTTGTACCAGAGATTGTCCCAACCGCCGGGAAGGTGCGGGCTGAAGTATCCCTTCACCGCCTGCCCACGCGCCGAGCACACCAGCGTCAGCCGGGTTCCCACGCCATACCAACCGGACTGCGTGGATTGCAGGGTGGGCGCGGACATCCGCTGGGTCTGCGCCTTCACTGTGGCGCTCGCATCGGCGTACGCCACGGCCGGCATTGCCAGCGCGGCGAGACCGGCCACCGCAGTTGCGAGAATACCGTGCCGAATAGATGCCGCGAACTTGTCAAGCTTGTTGGCGTTCACTGGTTCTGATTCCCACTTCCGGGTCGGTGAGGCGCCTCGCATGGCGCCTGCGCAAACCAGCATGGGGCCACTCGGATACGCGGCATTGCGTGCAGAAAATGGGGATCGCCTCCCCGCCCAGCGATGTACGCCGAACGTCCTAATGTCGAAAAACTCTGGTGGAGTGCGTAATACGCGACGTCCAACAGGCGATGAAACTCATGCCTCACACATCAGAGAACCAGGAGCGACAAACCTTGCCACACATCCAAAAGCTGCCCGCCGCTACCGCGACTACGTTCGGACGTTCGAGGGTTCGATCCGTGACGACGCGGATTTGGAAGAACCTATTGGCGTTCCTCGTCGCGTCCATGCTGGGCCTCGGCGCAGCCCCTCCAGCGATGGCCTCGAATGCCACCATTACCGTCAGTTTCGCTGACTGGCGCTGCAATGCCACCGGTGGCGGTTCTGTTGTTGCCGTCCAGATGGGCTCTCAGTACGGGTCCGTTCCAAAGTCGAACGGCCGCACCATCAAGATCCGCGCGAAGTTGCGCGCATCCAACAATCTGACCGGTGTCATCTGGTGCAAACGCCCCTGGTATCGCGGCGGGATGACCACACCGGTCTACAACATCAACCAAGGACTGTGGGTCGACCGCAACGGTCAGCACTTCAACGTCTGAACTCGCACACCTTCGGTGCCGACCAAAGAAGCGAACGGGACATGGACCCGAACAGCTTACCCAAACTCGCCGACCGTGAGCGCGACATACTGATCGCGTGGCTCGCTGGGACTAGTGACTCGACCGCGAAGAAACTGCAGATCTCCGCAGTCACGCTGCGAACGCACCTCATACGGATCATGAGAAAGTACGAGGCGGCAGGTCGTCCTGCGAAGACCAGGGCTGAACTGTTCCAACGTGCTGTTGAGGACGGGCTGATCGACGGCACCATCGCAGACGACGTGGCGGCCAACGATCCCGACTGTCCTGGCCCTCACCGCACTAGCCGGAATGCCAGATTGTTGCGCACCGCGGGCCACTCGATGTCCAGGATCGAATAGACCACGGTGTCCCGGCGCGACCCGTCGGCCAGCAGCTGGTGGCTGCGCAGCACGCCGTCGAGTTTGGCGCCCAGGCGCTCGATCGCGGCCCGGCTGGTCGCGTTGAAGAAATGGGTGCGGAACTCGACGGCCACGCAGTCGAGCACCTCGAAGGCGTGTGTCAGCAGCAGCAGCTTGGCCTCGGTGTTCACCCCGGTCCGCCGCGCGGTGGTGGCATACCAGGTGGCACCGATCTCCAGGCGACGGTTGGGTCCGTCGATGTTCAGGTAGCTCGTCGACCCGATCACGGTGCCGTCGAGGCTGCGCACCACGAAGGTGAACCCGTGCGGATCGGCCAGTCTGGTCTGCACCCAGGCGGCCGCGGTATCCGGTGTCGGCACATTGGTGAACCACAGGTCGCCGGTGTCCGAGGCGGCCGCCGCGATCTCCGCGGCGTGCCCGGCCTGCAGCGGTTCCAGCGTCACCCAGCGCCGCCCGGCCAGTACCACCGGTTCCACGAAGCTCATCGATGCGCCCCGGTGTGCGCCCAGGCGACCACCATCGCCAACACGGACAGCACGATCGCGAGCACCGTCATCGCCGCGGCCAGGTACATGCCGTATCCGGGTGCCACCGGCGCCTGCACATAGAGCCGGAAGTACCAGCCGATCAGCGCCGCCACGATCATCGAAAGCGCCAGTGCCGCAGATGATGCCAGTCGCGCCGACAACTGCCGGGCGGCCATTGCGGCGGCCACGATCAGCACCGCCGCCAGCAGCACGATCAACTGCCCGACCCCGAAGCCCGGCGGCGGCACCCCGATGGCCCCGACCTTGCCGCCGATCGCGTTGGCCCGGCCACCGCCGTCCGCGGTCGTGGTGAGCCACGGCAGCCAGGCACTCACCGCCAGGACCAGCGCGCACAACGCAACCAGCCAGCCGGGACGCAATCGAGCCATGCGCCTCAGGTTATCGGGTCGCCCTGCGTACCCTGGGTCCCCATGACGGAACTACCCGATTGGGCCCGCCGGCTCGACCTGTCCCCGCACCCCGAAGGAGGCTGGTACCGCGAAACCTGGCGCAGTGAGCTGACGTTCCCCCAGTCGGTGCTGCCGTCGGACTACACCGGGCCGCGGAGCGCCGGAACGGCGATCCTGTTCCTGCTGATGCCCGGCCAGCAGTCGGCCTGGCACACCGTGCGCAGCGCCGAGCTGTGGCTGCACCACCGGGGCAGCCCGCTGCTGCTGGAGGTCGGCCGCGAGCAGGACTCGGCGCACACCGTGCTGCTCGGACCGGATATCGCCGCCGGCGAGCAGCCGCAGTCGGTGGTGCCGCCCGGGCACTGGCAGCGCGCGATGCCGCGCGATCAGGAGCCCACCCTGGTCAGTTGTGTGGTGGTGCCGGGCTTCGATTTCGCCGACTTCGCGCTGAGCGCCGGTTAGCCTCGATCTCAAACACCACTGCACCACACTCTATGGAGTTACATCGTGTTGGACGGCGGCGCCGCGACAGTTATCACGCTCTGCATCAAGTAGACCTGCAAATTGTCCTGGACAAGAGTTGTCAGAACGACGGTGCCGTCCGCGTTCATTTGCGGTGCCCCCAGAGGCATTCCAACAACCGACGTGGTGACGGGGGCGGCTGACCCGGGGCGCAACACTGCAACAAAGCTCTGCCACGAGTCAGCGCCGCTCCCCGACGCCGAGGAAGTTAGAGCTGCGACGGTGCCGTCTGTACCGACCTGCGCTAGACCCCAAGGCAATCCGTAGGGAAGAGTGAGGGTGTCAAAAGTGTCAGCACCAGGGCGCAACACGGTGACCTGAATGTTGTTCTCTTCGCCTGAATCGATGACGGTGATCAGCGTAACGACACCGCCGCCATCCACCCGTGCCGGGCCGAAGTAGTAGTTTCCAAGAGGAAAACCTAAGAAGATCGAGGACCATCCCACGGTGGTGGTGCTGACCGGTGTTTCGGCGCCGGGGCGTAGCACGGTCACCGTGAGATGGTTCGGGTCGCCGTCGCTGTCCGTAGGGAGACTGGTGGTCAACGCGACGGTGCCATCTGCGCCCACCTGCGTACCCCAGAATGGTTGTCCGGTAACTGTCGTCGCTGTCGGGACGGCGAGCCCGGGCCGCCAAATCGTCACCGTCGTTTGATACGGGTCACCGGAGCTACCGGAACCGGCCGAGGTCGTGAGCACGAGGGAGCCATCGCCAGCCAGCACCCGACTACCTGCCGGGCCAGCGACCGTGGTGACGTCGGGAAGGGCAGCGCCGGGACGCAGCAGAGTAACCGTGGTCAGAATAGTGCCACCGGCAATCTCAGAGGGCGTGGCGGTAATGAGCGCAACCGTGCCGTCTGCCCATACCCACCACGACTCATCGTCGTCGTCGTAAACCTCAGTGGACAAGTATCCGGTGACGGTCGTTGTTTCGGCCGCGGCGGCGTCGGGTCGAAACACTGCGACTGCGTTCTGGAAGGGGTCGGCGGCGGTACCCGATCCAGTGACGGCGGTACGGACCGCGACGGTGCCGTCCGTCCCGATGCGCACGTTGTACTCCGGGGAAAGGGTGCTTGTGATACTGCCGATGATGGGGGTGGTGGCGCCAGAGGACAGCCTGGTGACAGTCACTTCGTATGATTCGACCGAGCTAGACGAACGGGTATGGGTAACGAAAGTGACAGCGCCGTCGGCG
It includes:
- a CDS encoding type IV secretory system conjugative DNA transfer family protein, encoding MKGTTTNNFVNHPHERTSVAGLELMGLRPNSHAAATHLRSELPMVLSGIIAEIDGAEMELSLCTGEDGMVAVTLCADAGSATASVLAEFAAVLEPVAESASVVVEPSLDAVVWPVVTELRANSLGFVAEAAVTEPTAVAWCGTAERSTTQLMETFAAHPGTGVSIRIRPGTHHDRRIWDVRMSVVTRGEEPSIRLRSSIRRRHPGLRLGSVGDDAPWLRVSQDQLVNFLDIPVAGSEPLPGSYTAAAAPIPVSPSRGSVGSGLCIGHALTSSGRRTPIELSKNERLRHIHVLGQTGTGKSSALAGIARQVAEGDGGMLIADPHGQLCERVLAEMPDSASDRVWLIRCGDTENPVPINPLAETDVARRDIAISELCAMFQYLFDKAETGIVGPRFSERVAMTLRTLAEAHGPRASLLDVPETTGDDEFMESVISGSADARLRRWWKVHKMERSSNEHGQVLAWVNSKFDSISSTVAMRAILGSGTNAIDFAKAMDEGKIILLDLSKSELGEQASRLLGYLYLGRIWHGALEREHRARPFTVIVDEAHTLISGALTNMLAEGRKFGLSVVLAHQHMAQLDIDLGPAVKGNVATTIAFRSAVSDANEIRQRFGDMVDTSTLVTLPDLTAVTLRSAAAGPAFPHTLVIDHNERGYARAGRDLDDHIAEVMRRTYLDIVDPYRVATVAAGRGVSNLTALARPKAPEPGSGGGPPQKPAPRPGSSGSFLDEWLEKRKGLVQSAVSDPEHGD
- a CDS encoding CHAP domain-containing protein, giving the protein MAGLAALAMPAVAYADASATVKAQTQRMSAPTLQSTQSGWYGVGTRLTLVCSARGQAVKGYFSPHLPGGWDNLWYKTSDGHFVADVDIETGTLNAVVRDCGAAPQPAPAVQSAPANGRPKGGTMQSNPLHAFAGYCTWGAQEKVRANAGYYISALKGNAEQWDDQARAAGWKVVADAQPRSIVVFERSLVGGVGHVAWVDAVNGRNVTITEINYGRGATAANGYRTVGFNRFTTRTVTDVPGMSYILVP
- a CDS encoding LuxR C-terminal-related transcriptional regulator gives rise to the protein MDPNSLPKLADRERDILIAWLAGTSDSTAKKLQISAVTLRTHLIRIMRKYEAAGRPAKTRAELFQRAVEDGLIDGTIADDVAANDPDCPGPHRTSRNARLLRTAGHSMSRIE
- a CDS encoding GNAT family N-acetyltransferase yields the protein MSFVEPVVLAGRRWVTLEPLQAGHAAEIAAAASDTGDLWFTNVPTPDTAAAWVQTRLADPHGFTFVVRSLDGTVIGSTSYLNIDGPNRRLEIGATWYATTARRTGVNTEAKLLLLTHAFEVLDCVAVEFRTHFFNATSRAAIERLGAKLDGVLRSHQLLADGSRRDTVVYSILDIEWPAVRNNLAFRLVR
- a CDS encoding cupin domain-containing protein; translation: MTELPDWARRLDLSPHPEGGWYRETWRSELTFPQSVLPSDYTGPRSAGTAILFLLMPGQQSAWHTVRSAELWLHHRGSPLLLEVGREQDSAHTVLLGPDIAAGEQPQSVVPPGHWQRAMPRDQEPTLVSCVVVPGFDFADFALSAG